A DNA window from Niabella yanshanensis contains the following coding sequences:
- a CDS encoding rhamnogalacturonan acetylesterase → MKRTIVITMLIWAGLFVSHAQSLRFDFGKGKAEKGFLKVLPETVFSQELGYGIDLGTKVVANQSVGKAALTDGFLTSNQPFYFSVKLPEGNYNVKVWVGDDQGVSDVAIRAENRRMFVNRLQTGKGKHQLVEFTVNIRDSLIAGSRNKVRLKSREYGYLHWDNKLTLEFNSTQPRINAIEITPNKKAVSVFLAGNSTVVDGAGEPFSAWGQMFPYFFKPGKVAIVNLAESGETLSGFIAARRFAKMLSLMKPGDYALVEFGHNDQKQKGAGVGAFTTYKKDLEYFISEVKKKGGHPVLVTSVQRRRFEQGRIVETLGDYPAAVRQTALEQNVPLIDLNAMSKILFESMGEQPSLLAFAHFPAGAFPGRAEAIADNTHFRPFGAYEVAKLILKGVRDAKLDLAEEIKATEPLFDPTQPDAYDSFYWPESPGRDATKPDGN, encoded by the coding sequence ATGAAACGAACGATTGTAATAACGATGTTGATATGGGCGGGCCTGTTTGTTAGCCATGCCCAAAGCCTCAGGTTTGATTTTGGAAAAGGAAAAGCTGAAAAGGGTTTTTTAAAAGTGCTGCCTGAAACTGTGTTCAGCCAGGAATTGGGATACGGGATCGATTTGGGGACAAAAGTAGTGGCCAATCAATCCGTTGGAAAAGCAGCGCTTACCGACGGATTTCTCACCAGCAATCAGCCGTTTTATTTCTCTGTAAAGCTACCCGAAGGTAACTACAATGTGAAAGTATGGGTTGGAGACGACCAGGGTGTTTCTGATGTGGCGATTCGCGCCGAAAACAGGCGCATGTTTGTCAATCGCCTGCAAACCGGAAAAGGAAAACACCAGCTGGTAGAATTTACTGTAAATATCCGCGATAGCCTGATTGCCGGCAGCAGGAATAAAGTACGCCTGAAATCAAGAGAATATGGGTACCTGCATTGGGACAATAAGCTTACGCTGGAATTTAACAGCACGCAACCCAGGATCAACGCCATAGAAATTACGCCCAATAAAAAAGCAGTGTCTGTTTTCCTGGCTGGTAATTCAACGGTAGTAGATGGAGCCGGCGAGCCTTTTTCGGCCTGGGGGCAGATGTTCCCTTACTTTTTTAAACCCGGCAAAGTGGCGATCGTCAATCTCGCAGAGTCGGGGGAAACCCTGAGCGGTTTTATTGCGGCACGCCGGTTTGCCAAAATGTTGAGCCTGATGAAGCCTGGAGACTATGCATTGGTGGAATTTGGGCATAACGATCAAAAACAAAAAGGAGCAGGAGTAGGAGCATTTACTACCTATAAAAAAGATCTGGAATATTTTATAAGTGAAGTTAAAAAGAAAGGCGGTCACCCGGTTTTGGTGACTTCTGTACAACGCCGGCGATTTGAACAGGGAAGGATTGTAGAAACCCTGGGTGATTATCCTGCCGCTGTAAGGCAAACGGCTCTGGAACAAAATGTTCCGCTGATCGATCTGAATGCGATGAGTAAAATACTTTTCGAATCGATGGGAGAGCAGCCTTCTTTACTAGCCTTTGCCCATTTTCCGGCCGGAGCCTTTCCCGGCAGGGCCGAAGCCATAGCCGACAACACACATTTCAGACCTTTTGGAGCCTATGAAGTAGCCAAATTGATCCTGAAAGGTGTCAGAGACGCCAAACTGGATCTGGCCGAAGAAATTAAAGCCACCGAGCCATTATTCGATCCTACCCAACCGGATGCTTATGACAGCTTCTACTGGCCTGAAAGTCCGGGAAGAGATGCTACCAAACCTGACGGTAATTAA